AAGAAAGGAGTTTACAATGAAAAAAATATTATATTTATTCTTCACATGTTCTATCATTTTTGCTTTTGCAGGATGCAGTCCTTCAAAGAAAGATTCTGCCGAGGCTACCACAACACAGGAAATTGCAACAACAACTTCCACTACAGAAAATACCACTGATTCTTCTACCTCTGATTCAGATGCCAAGAATGATTCTTATGATTTTTCAGCTTATAAAAAAAGAATCAAAAAACTCACTAAAAAAGTAAATAATGCTACTTCATCTTCCAATGCATCTGTCAACGAAAAACGTTTTTACACTTTGAAAAAGGAACTTGATGTGGTTGATGATGAACTTGATCATCTGGATGATGAATTTGAGCATGCTTATGAAAACGGTAAACTAAGCTTCAAAGTTTATAAATCCAGAGAAAAGACAATAGAAAAATTGGAAGATCAGCTTGATCTTTTAGAAGATGCCTTGGAAAATAAATTTGGAATTGATGATTAGGTAAAAAAGATGCCATTGTAGTTTTGGCATCTTTTTTCCATCTCAGTAAAATTTATATAAAATCAGCCAGAAAACCCATGGTCTTTAGACCGTGGATGAATGGCGTTAGACTACTTTTACTTGCGTCATTACAGTTGACCTTGCTGTAATGCGTTTGCAATTACTTAATTTTGGTGTTTTGTAGCCTCTTGGCATTGTGCTAAAGTCAATCTTATTGCCATCAATATCCATAAGAATTGCATATCCCGTAGACATTCTTCCTTTGATAAAGTAATCATTTCCAAAATACCGAACCTTATCAAACTTTCTAAAACCACAAATCTTATCTGTAACAATAGGTTGTTCAGAACGAATACCTTTAGTCTTTTGAAAATCACCATCAGAAACACATTTCTTTTTGTAAAGATTACTCTTTACATTAAAAGCATTTCCTTGTGTTGCGATAGTACAGGCATCATAATAATGTTCTTTGTCTACACCTAAATGCAAACGATTCGCTTTTGTTACATATCCAAAAGTTTCAATAGCATTTGGATAGAATCTGAAAAGCTGCTTACGGATAGAATTCATCTGTGTAGCATATTTAAGGTTACCCTTAACTTTACCACTCAATTTGGGGTTAATCTTTCCACTATGCAAGTCTTTATGGCAAGTATGACATAAAGTAAGTAAATTACTTTCTTCATCAGAGCCACCTTGACTGCGAAATACAATATGATGGACTTCTAATTTGCTATCCTTATGCTTGCCTTTACAACATTGACAAGTATAGTTATCTCTATTAAGCACCATTGCTTTGGTATTTTCAAATCCATAATTAGCACCTTTTTGGTATCCCCATGGTCTCACTTTTGGGTTGGCAAGACTTGGATTTTTCATAAGCTGCATATCAAACTGACCTGTTTCAAATACCATTTCTGTAACGGGAAGAATAGACTGAATGTATTCTATTTCCCTTACATGGCTGTGAAGTTTGCTCTGCATTGTAGGACTAAATCTATCTTTTTTGATAGAACTTGCACGATTTAACCATCTTGCTTTTCTATAACGAGTTTTACGATTTCGTCTATTTCTGCGATACTTTGCTCTTTGTGTCATTTTGTCAGTAATGTCGTTTCTTACAACAACTTCTGACATATAGACAATATCTCCATTGTCTTTACTTACAGCAGTGCCAATAGTTCCGCTTCCAGTATCTACACCAAGAGTTAAGCCTTGAGTGTGATTTGTTGTTTCGTAAGTTAACTTAATTGTAAATGGCTCACGCTTCTTAACTTTTGCTTTGCCTTGCTTAAGTAATAATCTTGCAATTGGATCACTACATGGCATTAGTGGTTTACCATCTTGTGAAATCACATAAACCATAAATAAGTTCCTCCTTATAAATACTCTACCAAATGGTAGGTGATGCGTACTTTGCTGTACTGTTACCATGCAACTGTTCCGACTTCAACTCGACAATGATATAAAGGCTTTTTCGCATACATATCACAAGGCTGTTCTTACTCTGACCTAACTTAAATATGTACGATAGAGCGACGGTCTGTTGCGTCAACCGAGGGTATCATGACCTAAATATCGTAGTATCCATTTCTGAATGCTTAGTCTGGTGAACCATTTAACAGAAGCCCACTACCTTTAGGTTGTGGGTAGTTCACACCCTAACTGTAAAATCTCTCTTGGTGACCCAGTTGCCGCTCCGTCTGCTCCGTGCATTTTTAATATCTCTTGTAATGCCTTCCATGCAAGCTCAAATGTCAAATTAAATTGTCCGATTACGCCTGTTCTGTAAATATCATTATTATCTGCCATTTCAAAATCTGCACTTTTTAACACTTCAAGACAATTCGAAAAGTTCTCAAGCTTTTTCATATATTATCACACCATCCTTTTCTATTTCTTGTTTTAATTCCTCTGAAATTGGCTTATCTGCTTCTACCACATCAAAACTTAAAAGAGAATGTACTTTTTCTTTAATATCCCAATAAAAAGAGTCAAAATCTCCGCCATATACAGCAATATCAATATCACTTCTCTCTGTATTGTCACCTCTTGCTCTCGATCCAAATAAAATTACTTTATTGATTGAATATTTTTTTGCAAATGCAGAAATGTCCTTTAAAACTCTTTCTGGAATATTGTATTTCATACCCTGCTGCCTCCTGATTTTCTACATTAAATGGAATCTTATGTCTTGGAAATATTATAACATCTTTTATATCTCCAGTAAATCTTCCAATTTATATCCTAATAATGCAAGCCACTTACATCTCTTTTTTCTTAATGATCAAAAAAAAGATGCCATTGTAGTTTTGGCATCTTTTTTCCCATGTATCTCTTTGCTATTATTGTTTTCTTATTTAAAATGTATGCAGATTATTCCACTTTAATCCATCTCTGTCTTTTGCCCATTTAATGTATGTCTTCTTTGCTTTCTTTGGCACATAGACTTTATTAAAGATTGGAAGAGCTGTGAATTCATTTCCTTTAAATTTGCTCACGATCACTGGTGGTTTTGTTCCGTGGAAATATACGGTAGCACTATCTCCAAAGAACATCCAATCTTCTACGACTTTCTTCACAGATTTTGGAATATGTACCTGATTCTTCGTGCCAATCTTGCCCATCACAGAAACTGTATCATCAATCACTTTTACTTTGGATGGAATTGTGATCTTCTTTGTCTTAACAAGCACTGCTGTTAATGTTCCATTGGATTTACGATAGATGCAGTTATTTGCCATCTTGTAAGTCTTATTTTTACTGCTTAAGCTTACTTTTGTAATCTTCTTGCTTTCTAATGCTTTGGCACCGATCTTCTTTACTGACTTTGGAATTACAATACTTGTTGCCTGTGATCCATTTAGAGCATTTGCTTTGATTTCTTTTACAGATGATGGAATTGTAAGCTTTTTCATCTTGTTTGGTACAAGTACTAAGGTTTTTCCAGATCTTGTTGTCAACATGCCTTTTTTCACCGCAAATGTTTTATTTGCTTTTGGACAACTGAATGTTTTTACCTGATTGCTCTTTACAAACGCTGTGCTGTCTATTTCGTTCATATTTTTTGAAAATGTTACTTTAGATAATGCACTGCATTTTGCGAAAGTATATGCTGGTACACTTGCTGTCTGTTCTGGAATCACGACACTTTTTAGTTTTTTCATACCACTAAATGTTGCTATCTCCAACTGATTTACTGTACCTGGAATCGCTACTGTTTCAATGGTCTGTTTGTTCTTATCATCATTTGACAGATCTCCATAACAGTTATGCCATGGTTCAATGGTATCTCCAAACAGATTTTGATAAGCATCCTCATCCTCACCTTTATTATATAATTCTTTTCCAAATCCTACTCTGGTAAGTTTTGCCTGATTAATCTCTTTTGGCAATGTTAATTTTGTGATCTTTTTGCTTAATTTAATCTGATAGATCCAGCTTTCTTTGCCGTCTTCTGTCAAATATGCAGAATACTTGATACCATTTTCTTCTTTCGTGACTGATTTACTTGTGTTCCATTTGGTTGCTGCTTTCACATTGTTCGTGAGTGTGACCGCACTGATCGTTGCTGTTAGCAGAGTGATAAAACATAGTAATCTTTTTTTCATTTGATTGTCCCTCCTTGTTTATAAAATATATTTATTGCTTTCTTATATTATACAATTATTTAATATAATTATCTACTAATATTTATCATCCCATAATGTTTAATAACATTTTCATCTGTAATTTTTACTTGTGTCGCATATTTTGAAATATTAACTATTCTATAGTATTTATTTGCACTATCATCCACATAGTAGCTTCCATCAGTATCTCCTGCTGCATGAAAATCATGGCAAACCGCAACATCACTGCGTTTTCCTTGGTATCTATATAAATTATTTCGTTCTATTCTATATGCCATTGTAAATCTGCGCTTCTGAACATTAGAATCTTATAGTAACAACCATCCCCAAATGGTATAATTAAGTTGTCAAAATCAACTCACCGAAAGGAGCTGATTGTTATCTACCGTCAAAAAATTTTGAAAGACATTCATTTTGCTCATCTCTAATAATTTAAATACTTATTTTCATTATATCTTTAATCAGTTATTTGTCAATAATTATTTTGATTTGAAATTCTTTTTATTTTTAAATATTTTTATTGTAAATATTTAAAATAATATTATACTTTAATTGAAAGACAAAATAAAATATATAATATCTTTTTCTAATATCTTACCAATACTGTCTTAAAAGGGTAGATGCCAAAACGACATCTACCCTTTTTACTTTATATCTCTAACAAATCTTCCGATTTACATCCTAATAATGCAAGCCAATTACATCTTTTTTTCCATGTATCTCTTTGCTATTATTGTTTTCTTACGTTTGTTAAAATGTATGCAGATCATGCCATGTCAAACCATCTCTGTCTTTTGCCCATTTGATATAGGTATTCTTTGCTTTCTTTGGCACATAGACTTTATTAAAGATTGGCAGTGCTGTAAATTCATTGCCATTATATTCACTAACGATCACTGGCGGTTTCATTCCGTGGAAGTACACCGTTGCGTCTCCATAAAACATCCAGCGTTCCACTACCTTATTTACGGATTTTGGAATATGTACCTGATTCTTCGTGCCAATCTTTCCCATCACAGAAACTGTATCATCAATCACTTTTACTTTGGATGGAATGCTAACCTTCTTTGTTTTTGCAATTACTCCAACTAATAACCCATCGGACTTCCGATAGATGCAGTTATTTGCCATCTTGTAAATCTTATTTTTGCTGCTTAAGCTTACTTTTGTAACCTTTTTGCTAGATAATGCTTTTGCTTCAATCTTCTTTACAGACTTTGGAATTACAATGCTTGTTGCCTGTGAACCATTAAATGTCTTTGCTTTAATTGTTTTCACACTTGTAGGGATTGTGACTTTTTTCATCTTGTTTGGTACAAGCACTAATGTTTTTCCTGATTTTGTCATCAACATTCCTTTTTTCACTGCAAATGTTTTATTGGATTTTGGGCAACTGAATGTTTTCACTTGATTACTGTGTAAAAATGCACTGCTTGCAATTGACTGCATGTTCTTTGAAAATGTAACCTTACTAAGTACCGTACATTTTGCAAATGCATAAGATGGTACCTTTGTAACCTGCTCTGGCATCTTAAGTTCCCTAAGCTTTGTCATTCCGGTAAATGAAGCTGCTTCTATCTGATTCACGGTATTGGGAAATACAATTTCTTGAATCGTTCTTTTATTCTTGTCATTATATGACAATGTTCCGTAGCATCCATGCCATGGTTCGATCGTATCTCCAAAAATATTTATATATGAATCATGTCCTTCCCCATATAATTCTTCTCCAAATCCTACTCTGGTAAGTTTTGCCTGATTAATCTCTTTTGGCAATGTTAATTTTGTGATCTTTTTGCTTAATTTAATCTGATAGATCCAGCTTTCTTTACCATCTTCTGTCAAATATGCAGAATACTTGATACCGTTTTCTTCTTTCGTGACTGATTTACTTGTGTTCCATTTGGTTGCTGCTTTCACATTATTCGTGAATGTGATTGCACTGATCGTTACTGTCAGTAACATGGTAAAGCATAATAATCTTTTTTTCATTTGCATTACCCTCCTTTTTCCTATTGCACATCTTCTTTTCATACTACCCTGCCCCTGGTCATCACTTATTTCATAAAATCTTCTGATTCTATTGCTATTATATCATGGTATAATTATATCTATCAACTAATAAAATCACTATTTTCCATATGAAATAATTAATATCAACATAACCACATTTTTCAACAAATTTTTCTACAACTTTCCAAAAGAGATACATGATTGTTCCAAGAAATGTTGCTAATATTATCCATGCAAAACTCTGTATTACTATCCTATTTAAAATCAAAACCATCTAAAATGCCTTTCAATTCTTCTGTATCATCTTTCTTAATATTTCCACTGATCGCACTTATCAATTCTTTCGCTGAACCATCAAACCATTCTTCTAATATTTCTCCTGCTTTTTCCTTTTTATAACTTTCTTTGTCGATGATTACATTAATATATGCTCTTCTTTTTCTTACTTCTACTTTGAGATATCCTTTTTCTTCTAAACGAAAGAGATATGTTCGGATACCAATGTCATTAAGTTAAGATGCTATAATAGGAATCGCTATATCAGAAATGATATGGGGTTCCTTTTTTGCACCTTTTTACAAAAAATGCTTGCCACCGATTCAAAAATGTGCGGCCGCTTTCGCTATTGAATGAAAATAAGATTGCGAAAGCGGCCCTTGTAATTAAGTAAGAAATTAATTGAAAGGAGGTAACAAATGAATTCACAACAAATTAAAGAAATTTTATTATCTGAAATTCACGAGGTGTCTATCAACTATGAAAAATACTGCAATAATCCCAAACGTGATTTTTCTAGAAAACGCAAACTACCATTTGAACTAATGCTGAAAACATCATAGGAATGGGAAGCAAAAGTATTACAAATGAATTGATTGACATCTTTCTTTTTCCATGTACCTTTGTTATTATTGGCTATTTACATCTGATCGTGTATTCTCCATTCATCTTCGCACCTGATTTTGCAGTTTTGACGTAATAGGTACCTTTCTTTACACGATATGTCTTGGATTGCTCTCCTTTGAATGAAAGTTTTTTCAGCACTTTTTTTCTTCCTTTTTTGTAAATGCTTACTTCTAATTTACCAGAATTATTATTTGTACTGATTTTTATGCTCTGCTTCTTTGTTGCTTTTACTTTATACCAGCGGGCTGCTTTCTCTGATGTTGTATAAATATTCCGTACTGTTTTTCCTTTTTTAATTGTTTGTGCTTTTGCTTTCTTTGTCTGATATTTGTTGCTGACTGGCTGATTCTGAAGTGCAATCTGATAAATCTGACCTGTTGCAGCATTGGATACTAAACGATATTCTCCTTTTTTTAGTCCTGTATCAAAGGTTACCCTTTTATGATCATTTGCAACCGCTATCATCCTATTTGTAATTGTTTTCCATACACCTTTTTCCTTTTTTTGAAGGTAGAATGTAACATTTTTATTACTGTAATTAGATGGTTTGAGATAAATGCTTTGGCTGCTTCTCTTATCCGTTTTGAATTCTTGATAAATATTTTTATCCTGCCCTGACTGTGTATATAATATATTTGTCTGAAGTGGTGTCACATTATCTTTTTTTACACAAATTGTTGCTACAAATTCATCTTTTATCTGATCTGCCAGTTTTAGATAATATACTTCTCCCTTCTTTACATTTGGTACAAATACTTGTTGATCTTCTGTATCAAGAATTGTCGCTACTGCCTTTTTATCCTTATCATATACAGATACATTTGCACCAATTTCTAAAATACCATCTGCCTGTGGATAAACTGGAATCCATTTACTTTGTGATTTTGTTGAAAATTTGAACAAATCACTTGCTGATGCATCCATTTTCATGATGCTGACATGTTCTTGTGCCTTAACTTCTTCTGCATCCTGATAGGTTGCTGCAGATACATTCACTAAGCCTCCGAATGAACTAATCAAAAGACTCGTTGCAAGTGCATAGCTGTAAAATCTTTTTTGTTTCATAATGACCAACCTCCTTATTGGTTTAGTTATAGTTAATTGTTGCAAAATGTGCAATCACATTAGCATCTGATAAATGTACCTGTGTTCCATATTTGGAAATTCGTTTTACTTTGAACGCAGGATTTGATGGATAATATTTATCTGGATCATTTGCTGCATGGAAATCATGACATACTGCAACATCAGATCTTTTTCCCTGATAACGATATAATGTATTTCTCTCTGCACGATATGCCATATCAAATCTTTCTGGTACAAACTTAGAATTGTCTGCCTCATTTTTCTTATACTGACCTTTTTTTTCGTTAATTGCATGCGTTATACTGTACCATGTTCCATTGTAATAACGATAGGTTGAATGTGCAAAAGTATCTGTTGAAGTATGCATTGCCACTCCAAATACAAACGCTTTTTTATTTGCATTGCTATAATTTTTGAAAAAGCTCTTCTTTTGTAGATTCGCCATCATTGAACGGATTCTTGAATAACTTGTATCTGTTAATCCGGGAATATCTGCTTTCGATACAGATGTATATGTTTTTCCTTTTCCGTATTCGTTTCCTATTTTGATCATAAAACGATAGCTTGCAAGATAATTTACTTCCTCATTTCCTGATC
The sequence above is drawn from the Anaerostipes hadrus ATCC 29173 = JCM 17467 genome and encodes:
- the iscB gene encoding RNA-guided endonuclease IscB — translated: MVYVISQDGKPLMPCSDPIARLLLKQGKAKVKKREPFTIKLTYETTNHTQGLTLGVDTGSGTIGTAVSKDNGDIVYMSEVVVRNDITDKMTQRAKYRRNRRNRKTRYRKARWLNRASSIKKDRFSPTMQSKLHSHVREIEYIQSILPVTEMVFETGQFDMQLMKNPSLANPKVRPWGYQKGANYGFENTKAMVLNRDNYTCQCCKGKHKDSKLEVHHIVFRSQGGSDEESNLLTLCHTCHKDLHSGKINPKLSGKVKGNLKYATQMNSIRKQLFRFYPNAIETFGYVTKANRLHLGVDKEHYYDACTIATQGNAFNVKSNLYKKKCVSDGDFQKTKGIRSEQPIVTDKICGFRKFDKVRYFGNDYFIKGRMSTGYAILMDIDGNKIDFSTMPRGYKTPKLSNCKRITARSTVMTQVKVV
- a CDS encoding nucleotidyltransferase substrate binding protein, which produces MKKLENFSNCLEVLKSADFEMADNNDIYRTGVIGQFNLTFELAWKALQEILKMHGADGAATGSPREILQLGCELPTT
- a CDS encoding nucleotidyltransferase family protein, coding for MKYNIPERVLKDISAFAKKYSINKVILFGSRARGDNTERSDIDIAVYGGDFDSFYWDIKEKVHSLLSFDVVEADKPISEELKQEIEKDGVIIYEKA
- a CDS encoding leucine-rich repeat domain-containing protein — translated: MKKRLLCFITLLTATISAVTLTNNVKAATKWNTSKSVTKEENGIKYSAYLTEDGKESWIYQIKLSKKITKLTLPKEINQAKLTRVGFGKELYNKGEDEDAYQNLFGDTIEPWHNCYGDLSNDDKNKQTIETVAIPGTVNQLEIATFSGMKKLKSVVIPEQTASVPAYTFAKCSALSKVTFSKNMNEIDSTAFVKSNQVKTFSCPKANKTFAVKKGMLTTRSGKTLVLVPNKMKKLTIPSSVKEIKANALNGSQATSIVIPKSVKKIGAKALESKKITKVSLSSKNKTYKMANNCIYRKSNGTLTAVLVKTKKITIPSKVKVIDDTVSVMGKIGTKNQVHIPKSVKKVVEDWMFFGDSATVYFHGTKPPVIVSKFKGNEFTALPIFNKVYVPKKAKKTYIKWAKDRDGLKWNNLHTF
- a CDS encoding leucine-rich repeat domain-containing protein; this translates as MKKRLLCFTMLLTVTISAITFTNNVKAATKWNTSKSVTKEENGIKYSAYLTEDGKESWIYQIKLSKKITKLTLPKEINQAKLTRVGFGEELYGEGHDSYINIFGDTIEPWHGCYGTLSYNDKNKRTIQEIVFPNTVNQIEAASFTGMTKLRELKMPEQVTKVPSYAFAKCTVLSKVTFSKNMQSIASSAFLHSNQVKTFSCPKSNKTFAVKKGMLMTKSGKTLVLVPNKMKKVTIPTSVKTIKAKTFNGSQATSIVIPKSVKKIEAKALSSKKVTKVSLSSKNKIYKMANNCIYRKSDGLLVGVIAKTKKVSIPSKVKVIDDTVSVMGKIGTKNQVHIPKSVNKVVERWMFYGDATVYFHGMKPPVIVSEYNGNEFTALPIFNKVYVPKKAKNTYIKWAKDRDGLTWHDLHTF
- a CDS encoding BlaI/MecI/CopY family transcriptional regulator gives rise to the protein MGIRTYLFRLEEKGYLKVEVRKRRAYINVIIDKESYKKEKAGEILEEWFDGSAKELISAISGNIKKDDTEELKGILDGFDFK